The Pecten maximus chromosome 12, xPecMax1.1, whole genome shotgun sequence genome includes a region encoding these proteins:
- the LOC117339399 gene encoding uncharacterized protein LOC117339399 — METLNVGKVDQSKMFIELLNDDEDEDAIHDIRRRGSNVSLSRYRSCPQLLDELNINKGQIQSFETTVDDSANLGNKISPQSPVPLMRRHFQFDQNGMPGSATPTPPSTPRSRLSVHSQRDSPSTPVQGSSPVSTPRLLHRPHLSRPSLSRDSSADSQNDSKNNFTHVPFTEDVTRRHDHGSSTTVTASPQRPGMARGDGTGTAEVTGLGGHRKLSAQLNYLGPSIITGDPSTECNQDKCEKWLQSLHLSKPDKIKSRSHIQLPPI, encoded by the coding sequence ATGGAAACTTTGAACGTAGGTAAAGTGGATCAAagtaaaatgtttattgaaCTGTTAAACgatgatgaggatgaggatgCAATCCACGACATCAGGAGACGCGGATCAAACGTATCATTGTCAAGGTATAGGTCATGCCCACAACTCCTCGACGAACTTAACATCAACAAGGGTCAAATTCAGTCATTCGAGACAACAGTGGACGACTCGGCGAACCTTGGGAATAAGATAAGCCCACAGAGTCCTGTTCCATTGATGCGTAGACACTTTCAGTTTGACCAAAATGGCATGCCCGGCTCAGCTACCCCTACACCGCCCTCCACACCCCGAAGTCGGCTTAGTGTACACTCACAAAGGGATTCCCCATCGACTCCTGTCCAAGGCTCTTCACCTGTGTCAACGCCTCGTCTACTTCACAGACCACACCTCTCTCGCCCTTCTCTCAGTCGCGACTCCTCCGCCGATAGCCAGAACGATTCTAAAAATAACTTCACGCACGTGCCTTTCACTGAAGACGTAACACGAAGGCATGATCACGGGTCATCAACCACGGTCACTGCTAGTCCACAGAGGCCGGGAATGGCTCGTGGGGACGGCACCGGAACGGCAGAAGTTACGGGTTTGGGAGGGCATAGAAAGTTATCTGCACAGCTCAATTACCTTGGTCCAAGCATTATCACTGGCGACCCGTCTACAGAGTGTAACCAAGATAAGTGTGAAAAGTGGCTTCAATCCCTAcacctgtctaaaccggacaAAATCAAATCCAGAAGCCACATACAGTTACCGCCAATATGA